The nucleotide window GAGCGTCATGACGACATGCACGCTAGTCAAGCCGGATGGAAAGCTCGTTCCCTGCGCTTGGAGCTTCACCATCAAGAGAGATATCTTTGATCTACCCAGCTTGGTGGTAGGTAACTTTttgccgatcttgtcgtAGCTCGCTTAAGATGCCAGATTTTGGTTAGGGTGTCCAGCTTGTAAGCTGTTGTTTTGCTCAGATCGCCGATGAAGCAGGCACTTTATCGTACTTCGTGCTTTCCTCGTCGGTTGGTTTCGAGGTGTGTGATTGATGTAATTGTATTGGAATGTTATGCAACagtcaaagtcgtgagtgtaaCTCAGCAAAGTCAATCAAGAGTGTTAAAAGGTTGCTGTTGCTATGGATTAGAGAGGCCAGGCGGAGATTTTTGGGACCTCATTTACAAGGCGCAGTTTCGTGTCGGGATTTGTTTTTGGACAAACACAAGAGGGTTGTGCACCAGGCGCGGAATCAGAATTTGGCTCGAaggacgagaagaagagctaAGAGATGGACCCtgccttgcttgctctCGACACTGCACTGACGACAACGACTGGAGTATTCGCGAACGTACcacgatgccgacgatACTGCCGCTCGAAGCATCGTACCGAACCGAGTTGTATTCTCTCGCGCTGGTTTCGGCGATAGCGGTGCGATTCCTGCTCATGTCAGCACCGCTAACGCGTTACTCGCTCATTCGCATCGTTTCGACGCTCGTCCTACCCACACTGACGTTTTCGGTGCTTCAACATCGACAGATTACGCTCACGAGAGCACTCGCACTGCGCATCTCGCACTCCGCTACCACGTATCGGAACGTTATCGCGCACAAAACCATCCTAGCCCCAAATGGAAtgtcgacgatcttgaCCATGCTACTAAGCACTAGTCTGCTGTCCAACCTACCCCTCGTTCACCAACGGCTCACGAAAACAGCGCCAATGGCAGCGTGGTCAATCAATGCAGCTGGCGCAGTCGAATGGTTCTTTGCAGCCGTGAATCTGACCGTCGTCGCAATGTGTTGCGTCATGATCATCACTCAGGAAGAGGTCAAGGTGGAGTTTGACGATCCGGTACAAGACGTCGAGGTGGCATTGCACAGATTGAGCACAGTCAAAAGTGCAGAGATACAAGATGAATGGGTCAAGATGGCTAGCACGTCCAGAAGGCACGATGTATGGGTCAAACCGGTCCGGTTGCCCAACGGCGACAGCGTAGGTGTATTCGATATGACAACGCGTCTAGCGAGCAATCATCCTCTGTACAACCCGGACACGCCGCACAAGCCTTCCGGTCCCACCCTGCGCATCTCACTGCCCTAGTGGAGTCACGCCAGTCATGTTCTGTACAGCCCCCATTTGCAATTGCAGCGTTGAATGCTCAGGTTTACAAAAAGGTCTATTGACAATGGCTGCGACGAATCATacctcgacctcatcaCAGTCGAGCTGAGGCTGCGTAGCAGATTCGTTGACGATGCAAGCGAAGTCCGTAGGCTGGTCGCCTAGAGCAATCATGGGGTGATGCCAGATACCGGCGTGGTACTGAATCGCCTGTTCGGTAGTAGCCAAGAACACGGCGAGGGTGTTCAAATCTGGGCGGTCATCTGTTGTAGCGTCGCAGCAGAAAGAGAAAGCGAATACTAGGTCAGTACGGTCAAACGTCACGGCCTGGAAGAACGACTTGAAAAGGGATGTGGGGAGGCAAAAGGGATGCGAGAGCTAACCTTGACCGTTCTGAGCAACGACCACGAGGAAACCTTGCTGTTTGCCCCCGATGGGCACCATAGGGATGAACGCCTGCGTGGTAAAACGGTGTcgttcgagcagcttgacttGGAATGGCAAGCTGGCAGCCGCGTCACAGCGGTAGACGTGGATGTTGGTCTTTGCCGCCGCTTGAGTCGGATAGTTGTTGATAATTTCGGCCAAGTTGAGGTACTTTTTGGCCGTTCCCTGGTTGACGATCTTGAAAGCCTTGGCGTCGTCCGCGTTGTGCACCGAGGGCCCGTCGATGACCGCTCCATACCTACTGAAGGCATCGGTGGTAAGAGCTACCGCGGCGACGAACTTGTCGCGTACGACGATGCCCATTTGGGTGGTTGCGGCGGAAGTGGGAGAGGTGGGAGCGAGGGAGATGGCAGCACTTACAGGTGCGAATGGGTCCGAGGTAGCCGATGGCAGGGGATCCTGAATGTCCTCTGGCACAGCGACAGCTGGGAGAGAAGAAGGTGGGatcttggcagcaagaATGGCGCTGGCTCGTCGCCCGTGCACTCGGAAACGCTTGATACCGCCGTCTGGGTGCATCTTTATCATGACGTGCGTAAAGGGAGCAGAGTTTCCATCGACGAGCGGGAAAAAGTGTCGTCGCCCAGGACCGAGCTTTGTGCGCGGAAGCAGAGTGACCCATTGCGCATCCGCCGATGGAACAGTGGCAGAGTCGTGGACGGTACCGAGGATCTCGGTGGATTCAGGGAAATTGCCAAGGAAGTGGGCTGTGTCCACTTCAGCATATGATAGGAAGCCTGGTTCGCCACTGTATAGAATGGAAAAGGAGGCGTCTTTGTGTTAGAATCTACTGAAGCTAGAGTCATGTGTTGAAAGAAGGGTTGTAGAACTCACAGCTTGACGATGGACCAGTTGAAGTGTCCCTTTGCCCTGGATCGACGAGTCTCCCAACCATCACCCATGTCCTTACCTCTTCCGGGCAAGATGATGTTGCTTCCGGCGCCAAAGTGGTTGTCATCGGTGAACACAACTCGTCCTCCGTTGAGGCAgtgagcgagatcgagcaggtTGAATGCGCTGTTTTCGGTGTTGACCTGCTCGCCGTCAGCCTGTCCGACAGGAGGCGGTGGGATCACACCATAAACCCTGAACCTAGCAATGCCACCGTCTGGGATCATATGCAGCTTGATATGCGTGTAAATCTTGTCTCCCTTACCCTCAGCCACTTTGAAGAGGTGTCTCTGCGACGGCCCACACGGTGAAATGGGGACGACACATTCCCACCTCttgtcgtcctcggcaAGCGTGTTACCGATTTGAGCCTCCTCTTCGGGTGTcagagcgagagcgtggATGGAGATCTCGGGTGCTTCGTTGCCATTGAAGTTGGCCGTGTCAACGTCGAAGCCGACAAGATGACCACCGGCGTTGGGGCCAAGGCGAAGGATAACCCAGTCGTACGTGGGGTTGTGACGACGAGTCTCCCAGCCATCAAAGAGAGCGCCCTTTGGGCCGAATTGTCCTCTAAGCGATGGAGCAGGGCCGACTTTgagcaaagaagaagcaggtGCAAACCATTCGTCCGAAGTGCTGAGGATGCGTCCGCCCAGAGCGACTGACGAAATTTctgtcgaggtggagccGAGGACGGCGTCGAACTGATCGAGAGCGATGGTCGTCATTGTTTACGTTTGACAGGCAGATACAACAAGGAAGATCAGGATGGTGATAGGAGCTAGGAGGAAAGGGGGAAACAGAAAGGGTAGCAAGAAAAGGCGAGAAGCGGCGAAGAAGAAAAGAGGATCGACATCGAGGTGCCAGCACCGCTTTAAACTCAGAATGGTCCGACGAACCtacactcacagactcacagactcgaACTGTGTCGAGTTTGAGCTTGTGGCCCGGTAATTGAGCCGACGAGTGCATCTGCTCTTCTCTGTTGCCATTGTGCATCCCGTCAAGCTTGATTCGCTGTTACATATTTTCATTCATATGCCCGTCTTTCTGTCCTGTCCTGTAGTAACAGTAGatcatgagtcgtgagttgcgaatcacggatcTTGTGCTAACCAAGTCAACCCCACAGCTCGGTCAACTCCGAAATAAGCAGGGTGCGATGGGGTCGAACTTGAACTTGAAAAATTCTGACAAATTGCACAAAGCTCGGCCTTCTGGTCGGCACAAGGAAACTCGGCCGCTGCTTTGTTCCTGCCCGCACAGGATCACCGATTCTCGAacccaatcgtgaatcacgaatctcaaCTCGCTTTCTCGGATGGTGCTTTCACACTTTGGGTCAACATGATGCACAGCCGTGAATGGTTTGAGCGATGATCAAGCATCACCGGCAGCCGCTTGTTGCTCTCGATGCTACGCTTCCATGAACAGGACCGGTCAGCTGTCTAGCACATGAGTGTGTATTTGATTTCTACAGAGCGTGGACCACGAGTCTTCCTTGACGATTACCATCGCTTCCAATCGCTGCCTCAGCCACCAGGTCATCGGGTTGAGCTCGACCTTCCTTCCAGATCCTCCATTCAGTTTCATCCTTGTTGCCTTTGAGCCCAGAAAACACTCCGTCCGCCTCCTCTCTCTTTCCCTCCAAAATCATGCGCTTTGTAACTTCGCTGTTGACATCTAGGATCGATTTCGATGATACGCTGCCGACAAATTTGGCCATGTTTGGCAACAAAAACGGGAAATCCGAGAACGAAGTATGTTGACTCGCTGCTTTGGTCTGCTCCTGCCGCTCCTTATGATATGTCCAGCCCTTCACTGGCGCTGCATCGTCCGCCTTGGTGGCAAGATCGCGTTCAAAGGCAAGAATCTTTTCCGAGACCTCTTCCAGGTTTCGCCCGACCACATCTGGTGTACCGTAGACAGAAGCGCAAGGGAAGAATTCTTCGTAGGTCACCCATGCAGTACGAAAGCCAGCTTGTTTGGCGGCAAATGTATCCCAAGTATGCGAGGCGACAAACCAGATGCCCGGGTAttccttcttggccgcgttggcgtcgatggGTTCGGCCTTGATCCGGCGCAACACCTCGGCATAGACTCTGGGATCTGGCTTAGCAGCGCCGATCTCGTCACAGCTAAACAAGCCGATGCCAGATCCAATGGTATTGTCCTTGTcagagcgagcgcagcgagcGGCCGCGCTGTCGATATCGGCGCCATCGCTCTCACCTAGAACGCGCAGGAACGATGAACGGCCGAGCTCTAGCGATCCATTCGTGGCTGCCCATATATCTATCTTGTCGACACAAGGCGGTAGACGCTTTTTGCCGTCGCGGTCACGGTAGATGCGTGTAAGCGCATCTACCATTCCTGGTCGCGGCTGAAGCTTCTTAAGCGCTCCCATCATGGTCTCTTCCACCACGGCGTCAAACGGATTCTCGAGAGCTTCTTCTGCAGGTCCGTCGTCTTGGAACGATCCTGCTTGCGCGAGAGCTTTACCCTTGCGATCTTTCTTGGGTAAGATGCCGGCTTGCAGCAGTACACGGGGCAGTGTTCCCTTGAAGACCTCACCAATGGGCCTGTACTGTCCGCAAACGCTCGAGTACGTAAAGTCACGCTGAGTACCATGGAACCAGTCCATCACCACCAGCTCGGGAACG belongs to Mycosarcoma maydis chromosome 3, whole genome shotgun sequence and includes:
- a CDS encoding uncharacterized protein (related to DAL2 - allantoinase), producing MTTIALDQFDAVLGSTSTEISSVALGGRILSTSDEWFAPASSLLKVGPAPSLRGQFGPKGALFDGWETRRHNPTYDWVILRLGPNAGGHLVGFDVDTANFNGNEAPEISIHALALTPEEEAQIGNTLAEDDKRWECVVPISPCGPSQRHLFKVAEGKGDKIYTHIKLHMIPDGGIARFRVYGVIPPPPVGQADGEQVNTENSAFNLLDLAHCLNGGRVVFTDDNHFGAGSNIILPGRGKDMGDGWETRRSRAKGHFNWSIVKLGEPGFLSYAEVDTAHFLGNFPESTEILGTVHDSATVPSADAQWVTLLPRTKLGPGRRHFFPLVDGNSAPFTHVMIKMHPDGGIKRFRVHGRRASAILAAKIPPSSLPAVAVPEDIQDPLPSATSDPFAPVSAAISLAPTSPTSAATTQMGIVVRDKFVAAVALTTDAFSRYGAVIDGPSVHNADDAKAFKIVNQGTAKKYLNLAEIINNYPTQAAAKTNIHVYRCDAAASLPFQVKLLERHRFTTQAFIPMVPIGGKQQGFLVVVAQNGQDDRPDLNTLAVFLATTEQAIQYHAGIWHHPMIALGDQPTDFACIVNESATQPQLDCDEVEV